A segment of the Mauremys mutica isolate MM-2020 ecotype Southern chromosome 7, ASM2049712v1, whole genome shotgun sequence genome:
tacctccctactgtacgttccactccatgcatccgatgaagtgggttttagcccacgaaagcttatgccaaaataaatttgttagtctctaaggtgccacaaggactcctcattgtttttgctgatacagactaacgtggctaccactctgaaacatataaataataataatcccaaATGATACAATTTCCCCAGTCCAATTTTGTCTTACATTGTTTCCTTTTATAATAGTATAAAGTGGAAAGGGTTGGTTTATGCTAAAATCCCAAATACTCTAGGGCCCAGTCCTTTCTACAGCAAAAAACTGTGGAGCTTAGGACTAAATTTAGTAGCTGTGTCTTACAGATAGTTTATGATTTCATCGAGACAGTTTCTCTGATTAGCTGTCTCTTCAGAgttaaaagaaaatgtgtataaaaCAGTGAATTATTGTAAAAAGGGATAAGTGACCTTACAGCACAAATTCTGGCTTTTCTGCAAGCTTCAGAGCCTCGTGCATCCCTGCAGCTGATAGTTTCCGGTTGATATTCCTATATCTGCATTGTAGTAGATTGCGATAGGTTGTCCTCAGGTCCCGATTGAAGAAGGCATATATAAAGGGGTTAATGAGAGAGTTTGCATAACCCAACCATAGAAAtgttctttcaacccaaaacGGGATGCAGCTGCATGCTGTACCACAGATAAAGGGTCTGGCAGTTGAAAGGATGAAAAATGGCAACCAGCACACAGTAAAGGCCCCAACAATAATTCCCAGGGTTGTGGCAGCTTTTTGTTCTCTCTTGaagatggaaatgttttttctATCATGTTTAAGGAGTCGTGAAAAATTTGTACATTCTTCTGATTCCTTGTGTAGCTTTATAACTCCATTCACAGAAACCATGCCTTCATTTTCTTCTGGCCGTGGGAAACCAGCAAACTTGTGTTTAGCAGCACTCCTCTTAGCAGCCTTGTAAATCTGATAGTACATGAAAAGCATCACTGACATCGGGATATAAAATGCAACCGCAGTGGAGTAAATTGTGTAACCAAAGTCTTGACTGATTAAACAAACTTTTTCATCATTCACATTTTGGGCCCAACCAAAAAGCGGTGGTATGGTGAtagaggcagagaggagccacACACACAGGATCATTTTAGCCATACATTTTCCATTCTGCCTCACAGGATATGTAAGCGGTCTTGTTATTCCAAGGTACCTAGAACAATAAGGTAGAGTTACTACATGGTTCATTGATTTATGGGTAAACTATTTCATGTGGCCTGCCATAAAGAGATTGAATaaatattttagattttattttacattctCTATTCCTGTCTTCTGCACTTTTTCAAACTTGCAGTTAATTCATGTCAACTTAATCACCTTTAGGATAGGCAGAACCTGCTTTCCTGTAGAGACAGTTATTCTCCTAGGGTAAAatcctgccactgaagtcaatggtaaaactcctattcactttagtggggccaggatttcaccccagatgtAGAATCTTTCTAATTATGTAAAGACAGAAATCATTTTTTgcttacaaaagttttttttataaaagagTCTGAAAGTTGGGTTTTTACTTAGCTAACTTCTGGAATTTAACCCTGGGTACATAGTCTACAATTCACCCAAAGAAGCAACTACTCTTTTACATTTTAACTTATAACTGTGCTTAGAGCAATATAAGTGATTTTACAAGAGGTATTCTATAAATAAAGTGTATAGATCCA
Coding sequences within it:
- the HTR7 gene encoding 5-hydroxytryptamine receptor 7; translation: MVMDINSSHVSGQLRAFALAAPRELSSSGMVAGSLHPRWLKILQDVTASPSPASSLAAENDTRCGEQILSYGNMEKVVIGAILSLITLLTIAGNCLVVISVCFVKKLRQPSNYLIVSLALADLSVAVAVMPFVSVTDLIGGEWIFGHVFCNVFIAMDVMCCTASIMTLCVISIDRYLGITRPLTYPVRQNGKCMAKMILCVWLLSASITIPPLFGWAQNVNDEKVCLISQDFGYTIYSTAVAFYIPMSVMLFMYYQIYKAAKRSAAKHKFAGFPRPEENEGMVSVNGVIKLHKESEECTNFSRLLKHDRKNISIFKREQKAATTLGIIVGAFTVCWLPFFILSTARPFICGTACSCIPFWVERTFLWLGYANSLINPFIYAFFNRDLRTTYRNLLQCRYRNINRKLSAAGMHEALKLAEKPEFVL